A DNA window from Maribellus comscasis contains the following coding sequences:
- a CDS encoding acyltransferase family protein, with product MEIQKTQRLGSLDVLRGFDLFCLVFFQPVFRALARAVDLPFTNWLATKFQHVQWEGFVFWDIIMPLFMFMAGASMPFAFAKYLNSGGKARLYRRIIKRVLLLWLFGMICQGNLLALDPGRIFFYSNTLQAIAMGYLISAVLLMHFKLKGQIIIASGLLLAYWAALSFIKIGGFGGGDFTPDHNLAEYFDRIVLRRFRDGSTITAAGIDFGKYRYTWIISSLNFGVTVMSGVFAGHIMKSNLPKISKLRWLAVGGVLMVAAGQLWGLQMPIIKKIWTSSMTLYSSGICFLLMALFYYLIDYKDYGKYFNWLKIYGMNSILAYMLYEIIDFSSISKSLLHGTEHFLGNYYIAVIKLANVSIIFFILWVMYKKKKFMKV from the coding sequence ATGGAAATACAAAAAACACAACGTTTAGGTTCGCTCGACGTATTAAGAGGCTTTGATTTGTTTTGCCTCGTATTTTTTCAACCCGTGTTCAGAGCTTTGGCAAGGGCAGTGGATTTGCCGTTTACCAACTGGCTGGCAACGAAATTTCAGCATGTGCAATGGGAAGGTTTTGTTTTCTGGGATATTATAATGCCGTTGTTCATGTTTATGGCGGGGGCTTCCATGCCGTTTGCCTTTGCAAAGTACCTGAATAGCGGTGGCAAAGCAAGGCTTTACAGGCGGATTATAAAACGCGTACTCCTCCTTTGGCTGTTTGGAATGATTTGCCAGGGCAATTTGCTTGCGCTGGACCCCGGAAGGATATTTTTTTATTCCAATACTCTGCAGGCAATTGCCATGGGCTATCTTATTTCTGCTGTTTTGCTGATGCACTTTAAACTAAAGGGACAAATCATCATTGCCTCAGGTTTATTGCTTGCATACTGGGCAGCCCTTTCGTTTATAAAAATTGGCGGCTTTGGAGGAGGAGATTTTACCCCTGACCATAATCTCGCTGAATACTTTGACAGGATAGTGTTGAGGCGTTTTCGGGATGGCTCAACTATAACGGCAGCCGGAATAGATTTTGGCAAATACCGGTATACATGGATAATCAGTAGTCTGAATTTTGGGGTAACGGTAATGAGTGGTGTATTTGCGGGGCATATTATGAAGAGTAATTTGCCTAAAATAAGCAAGTTACGATGGTTGGCTGTCGGAGGTGTACTTATGGTAGCTGCAGGTCAGCTTTGGGGGCTACAGATGCCTATTATCAAAAAAATATGGACAAGTTCGATGACACTGTACAGCAGTGGTATCTGTTTCCTGCTTATGGCGCTGTTTTATTACCTGATTGATTACAAAGATTACGGAAAATATTTTAATTGGCTGAAAATTTACGGAATGAATTCCATCCTTGCATATATGCTATATGAAATTATCGACTTCAGCAGCATCAGCAAATCGTTGCTACATGGCACTGAACATTTCCTTGGTAATTACTACATAGCAGTGATAAAACTGGCCAATGTTTCCATTATTTTTTTCATACTCTGGGTAATGTATAAAAAAAAGAAATTTATGAAAGTATGA
- a CDS encoding alpha/beta hydrolase family protein, producing MNTLTIRIETLIQKIFWIKLVCLFFCLVLLPFQKTGAQEIPFITEPETGQHNNIRIYLMEKADEITNSAFNNIDTHETWINEKDQRYSELVQSLGLNYMPLTEERPDLNVNYTGKIQMDGYHIEKLYFESLPSLYVPANLYVPDNIRSLCPAILYLCGHSESQKVAYQPYAHKFAQLGFICLIIETTHQGEVCGDHHGCYSKGWFNWYSRGYSPAGVEVWNALRALDFLCSRKEVDTGNIGVTGRSGGGAQTWFVSAIDKRVKAACPGVGATTLNEQILTKTIDWHCDCMSPINTFCRDFSEIGALIAPRSLLIEQGDRDRLTTIEGVKELYKKVKKIYGFYNTPQNVELIETQGGHGATAEGRKKMLSFFLEELMGKKVPVEKISDVDFSPEKMLSSKDLRVYKDGVPADDRTTTIYDSFIRIPEPPLIKNKNELFAYRDSVICFLEKNTFGAFPDKKCSFEPHMVFRSIDKDNFGSNIYTFVPEEGWRLRLDMRWKNNPKEKKPLLIVLKNPGDQFGEVETFSKQLGEKWNVAYFNTRGVEDAGWENSLQWHIRRSSAWIGRTIASMQVYDLLRCLEFCRTLPGIDSENISIAARDGMGAVALYAALLDGNVATLILKNPPPTQNESSCPDGKGQAVEMLNCLRVTDVCQLPALMPQTNVKIIGEVPESYQWAENTRCKIGSTSFQKE from the coding sequence ATGAATACTTTAACTATTAGAATTGAAACTTTAATACAAAAAATTTTCTGGATTAAGTTGGTATGCCTGTTTTTTTGTTTGGTTTTGTTACCTTTTCAGAAGACTGGTGCCCAGGAAATCCCTTTCATAACAGAACCGGAAACTGGTCAGCATAACAACATCCGTATTTACTTGATGGAGAAAGCAGATGAAATAACAAATTCGGCTTTTAATAATATTGATACTCATGAAACATGGATAAATGAAAAAGACCAGCGGTATTCCGAATTAGTTCAGTCACTTGGTCTTAATTATATGCCTTTAACAGAAGAAAGACCTGATTTGAACGTTAATTATACCGGAAAGATCCAGATGGATGGGTACCACATTGAAAAGCTATACTTCGAATCTTTGCCTTCATTGTATGTGCCAGCAAATCTCTATGTTCCTGATAATATCAGGTCATTATGCCCGGCTATACTTTATCTTTGCGGCCATTCTGAAAGCCAGAAAGTAGCTTATCAGCCTTATGCCCATAAATTTGCACAACTCGGATTTATATGCCTGATTATAGAAACAACTCATCAAGGTGAAGTATGCGGCGATCATCATGGATGTTATTCCAAAGGTTGGTTTAACTGGTATAGCCGGGGTTACTCTCCGGCAGGTGTTGAGGTTTGGAATGCATTAAGGGCATTGGATTTCCTCTGTTCAAGAAAGGAAGTAGATACTGGAAATATCGGTGTAACAGGACGTTCCGGAGGAGGCGCCCAAACATGGTTTGTTTCTGCAATTGACAAAAGGGTTAAAGCAGCCTGTCCGGGTGTAGGTGCTACTACATTGAACGAACAGATATTAACCAAAACTATTGACTGGCATTGCGACTGTATGTCACCCATTAATACATTTTGCCGAGATTTTTCTGAGATCGGCGCCCTCATTGCACCACGTTCACTTTTGATTGAGCAGGGTGACAGGGACAGGCTGACAACCATAGAGGGAGTAAAAGAACTATACAAAAAAGTTAAAAAAATATATGGTTTTTATAACACTCCTCAAAATGTCGAACTCATTGAGACACAAGGTGGACATGGTGCTACTGCTGAAGGAAGGAAAAAAATGTTGTCCTTTTTTCTGGAAGAGTTAATGGGGAAAAAAGTACCTGTTGAAAAAATTAGTGATGTTGATTTTTCCCCAGAAAAAATGCTTTCTTCAAAAGATTTAAGGGTTTATAAAGATGGTGTACCTGCCGACGATCGGACAACAACAATTTATGACAGTTTCATTAGAATTCCTGAACCACCGTTAATTAAAAACAAAAATGAGCTTTTTGCCTATCGAGACTCGGTAATCTGTTTTCTTGAAAAAAATACCTTTGGTGCATTCCCTGATAAAAAGTGCAGCTTTGAACCTCATATGGTTTTTCGTTCTATAGACAAAGATAATTTTGGTAGCAATATATACACTTTTGTCCCGGAAGAAGGATGGCGATTACGATTAGACATGCGGTGGAAAAATAATCCGAAAGAGAAGAAACCACTACTGATTGTCTTAAAAAATCCAGGAGATCAGTTTGGTGAAGTCGAAACATTTTCAAAACAACTGGGAGAAAAATGGAATGTTGCATATTTTAATACCAGGGGTGTAGAGGATGCCGGATGGGAAAATAGTTTGCAATGGCATATTCGCAGATCCTCTGCTTGGATCGGAAGGACTATTGCATCTATGCAGGTTTATGATTTATTGCGCTGTTTAGAGTTTTGCAGAACATTACCAGGGATAGATTCTGAAAATATAAGTATTGCTGCCAGAGATGGAATGGGGGCTGTAGCATTGTATGCTGCTTTGTTGGATGGTAATGTTGCAACACTAATTTTAAAAAATCCTCCACCAACCCAGAATGAAAGTAGCTGCCCGGATGGAAAAGGTCAGGCTGTTGAAATGTTGAATTGTTTGAGAGTTACGGATGTTTGTCAATTGCCAGCTTTGATGCCACAAACAAATGTAAAAATAATTGGTGAAGTTCCTGAATCTTATCAATGGGCAGAAAACACCAGATGTAAAATCGGAAGTACATCTTTCCAAAAAGAATAA
- a CDS encoding family 20 glycosylhydrolase, whose product MILLQKKIKYISQRLICLVIFYLFAYPGYSKEKSIPPPFKIIPCPQELVILQGKGLHFGELSSIKLSEGLQRPVMGTILNQLPERSINRKGILSLKISKGENIPASEEGYVLYIENGNAEIMSKSEAGLFYGCQTLEQLLEDARDCKKAIPACRITDYPEMSYRAVQFDVKHHLDHMDYYYKSIDRLARYKINAVVFEFEDKLRYRRQPIIAAPQAMSIDEMAALTKYAKDRNIEITPLVQGLGHATFILKHQQYAHLREQPENRWAFCPLNEGTYQVLFDMYLDAIEATPGAKYFHIGGDEVGNIGICPQCGPKAQKEGLLSLNLYWLNRVCDFLIENGRIPVFWDDMPLKEAGVYHSTDNANMNLQEVETIWMDGAAKLEEVISRFPENCVYMRWNYSSGQQSGNIKALEWYQQNGLNAMVATAAQSGPAALFPFDDRAKEVKSRGMPAIKGFINLAKEKDINGMLCTAWDDRSPHMETFWRGFIASAQYSWSQSNMSLKDFDTAYLQREFGVKENNYGKIYVWLREAADFWEGAFNPTNDRLNIHNAMLPLPGISHSLTPEESKKIRESKNIDFSKRLIELPDLQKTGEWSKKYKDRLDRARAIMNGYLIVNRKLDSLYHSSHRNRYHWELFMALNSFQVKAPQLLLALESCDTSNKEQFAAGKIKVREALVGFRQAWEELEQVYAQSRFISYPEGYVPDRYYHFASQREDLSYLIQVEENFHKMVRGWMELDNE is encoded by the coding sequence ATGATACTTCTACAAAAAAAAATTAAATACATAAGCCAACGCTTAATATGCCTGGTTATATTCTACCTTTTTGCATATCCTGGATATTCAAAGGAAAAATCCATACCACCTCCTTTTAAAATTATCCCTTGTCCTCAGGAATTAGTTATTTTACAAGGCAAAGGGCTTCATTTTGGTGAACTTAGTTCGATAAAATTAAGTGAAGGATTGCAGCGTCCTGTTATGGGGACAATTCTTAACCAACTCCCGGAAAGGAGCATAAATAGAAAGGGTATACTCAGCCTTAAGATTTCCAAAGGTGAAAATATACCCGCTTCAGAAGAAGGGTATGTATTGTATATAGAAAATGGCAATGCAGAAATTATGTCGAAAAGCGAAGCAGGGCTTTTTTATGGTTGCCAAACCTTGGAACAATTGCTGGAAGATGCACGAGACTGTAAGAAAGCCATCCCTGCTTGCCGGATTACAGATTACCCGGAAATGTCTTACCGCGCTGTCCAATTTGATGTAAAACACCACTTGGACCACATGGATTATTACTACAAAAGTATCGATAGGCTTGCCCGCTATAAAATCAATGCCGTAGTTTTTGAATTTGAAGATAAACTCAGGTACCGGCGTCAGCCCATAATAGCAGCACCTCAGGCAATGAGTATTGACGAAATGGCAGCCCTAACCAAGTATGCAAAAGACAGGAATATAGAAATTACCCCCCTTGTACAGGGATTAGGGCATGCCACTTTTATCCTGAAACATCAGCAATATGCTCATTTACGTGAACAGCCTGAAAACCGGTGGGCATTTTGTCCCTTGAACGAAGGTACTTACCAGGTGCTTTTCGATATGTACCTTGACGCCATTGAAGCTACCCCCGGGGCAAAGTACTTTCATATTGGCGGCGACGAAGTTGGGAATATAGGCATATGTCCCCAGTGCGGCCCTAAAGCACAGAAGGAAGGGCTACTTAGTTTAAACCTTTATTGGCTGAACCGGGTTTGCGATTTTTTAATTGAAAACGGTCGTATACCAGTATTTTGGGACGACATGCCTTTAAAAGAAGCCGGTGTTTACCATAGCACAGACAATGCAAATATGAACCTGCAAGAAGTGGAAACAATTTGGATGGATGGAGCTGCAAAATTGGAAGAAGTAATATCAAGATTTCCCGAGAACTGTGTGTATATGCGGTGGAATTACTCCTCTGGGCAACAATCCGGTAACATAAAAGCACTTGAATGGTATCAACAAAACGGATTAAATGCAATGGTTGCCACTGCCGCCCAATCGGGACCTGCTGCCCTTTTTCCCTTCGATGATAGAGCTAAAGAAGTAAAATCAAGGGGAATGCCTGCAATTAAAGGTTTTATAAATTTGGCAAAAGAAAAGGATATCAATGGAATGCTATGCACTGCATGGGACGACCGTTCGCCACACATGGAAACTTTTTGGAGAGGATTTATTGCTTCTGCACAATACAGTTGGTCGCAAAGTAATATGAGCCTGAAAGATTTCGACACAGCATACCTCCAACGTGAATTCGGAGTAAAAGAAAACAATTACGGCAAAATTTATGTTTGGCTTAGAGAAGCTGCCGATTTCTGGGAAGGGGCATTTAACCCAACCAACGACAGGCTGAATATACATAATGCTATGCTCCCGCTTCCGGGAATTTCTCATTCACTGACCCCTGAAGAAAGTAAAAAAATTAGAGAGAGTAAAAACATTGATTTTTCTAAACGTTTAATTGAACTCCCTGACCTGCAAAAAACGGGAGAATGGAGCAAAAAATATAAAGACAGGTTAGACAGAGCTAGGGCAATAATGAACGGATATTTGATCGTTAACCGAAAATTGGACAGTTTATACCACTCTTCTCATAGAAACCGCTACCATTGGGAATTATTCATGGCATTAAACAGCTTTCAGGTAAAGGCTCCACAATTATTATTAGCCCTTGAATCCTGCGATACTTCCAATAAAGAGCAATTTGCTGCGGGAAAAATAAAAGTCAGGGAAGCTCTAGTCGGCTTCAGGCAGGCTTGGGAAGAATTAGAACAAGTATATGCCCAATCCAGGTTTATTTCCTATCCGGAAGGTTATGTCCCTGACCGCTACTATCATTTTGCAAGCCAGCGGGAAGATTTGTCATACCTTATCCAGGTAGAAGAAAATTTTCATAAAATGGTAAGGGGTTGGATGGAATTAGATAATGAATAA